Proteins from a genomic interval of Methanoplanus endosymbiosus:
- the thiM gene encoding hydroxyethylthiazole kinase: MDSQDIFGLLDKVRAEKPLIHHITNYVTVNDCANITICAGASPVMAHYPDDAEEMAAIAGALVLNIGTLSPELVDAMIIAGKRANETGVPVILDPVGAGATKIRTESTFKILKEVRISVIKGNAGEISVIAGTGGVVRGVDSGGISGEPLKAAEACSDLTGATVLMTGPTDIVTDGRRSYSVSNGHPMMGSLSGTGCMAASLCGSFAPVADDLLISSLAAAVTFGIAGEIAGSSCRGPYSFRTELFDTLFRMKRETIERYADFRTI; the protein is encoded by the coding sequence ATGGATTCTCAGGATATCTTTGGTCTTTTGGATAAAGTGAGGGCAGAAAAGCCCCTCATTCACCATATAACAAATTATGTGACTGTAAACGACTGCGCCAATATAACAATCTGCGCCGGCGCGTCTCCGGTGATGGCCCACTACCCCGACGATGCAGAGGAGATGGCAGCGATTGCAGGAGCACTTGTTCTTAACATAGGAACGCTCTCCCCAGAACTTGTGGATGCAATGATTATAGCCGGAAAGAGGGCAAATGAGACAGGAGTACCGGTGATCCTCGATCCGGTCGGGGCCGGCGCGACAAAAATACGGACAGAGAGCACTTTTAAAATATTAAAAGAGGTCAGAATTTCGGTGATAAAAGGCAATGCAGGTGAAATTTCAGTAATAGCCGGCACAGGAGGAGTTGTGCGTGGAGTAGATTCAGGAGGGATCTCAGGTGAGCCACTGAAAGCCGCAGAGGCATGCTCCGACCTTACCGGCGCAACTGTGCTTATGACAGGCCCAACAGATATTGTAACTGACGGCAGGAGATCATACTCGGTCTCAAACGGACATCCGATGATGGGCAGTCTTTCAGGTACTGGTTGTATGGCAGCATCATTATGCGGCTCATTTGCACCGGTTGCTGACGACCTCCTCATCTCATCACTTGCTGCGGCTGTCACATTCGGAATAGCCGGTGAAATCGCAGGCAGTTCGTGCAGAGGCCCGTACTCCTTCAGGACTGAACTGTTTGATACCCTCTTCCGGATGAAGAGAGAGACAATAGAGAGATATGCAGATTTCAGGACGATATAA
- a CDS encoding class I SAM-dependent methyltransferase, with amino-acid sequence MKRLIDYNELWKLSVSRRPSFFEDETDPGSAWDKRADNYVESSEGNYSNTLRELSLLNLSPDDTVLDVGAGTGRLTVPVAERVSFVTAVDPSARMLYYLRQNMIKAGLKNARCVQKRWEDVCLKKDFDLHDVVISAYSMGYYDAEWALDKLSRASRRDVHIFWFAGEQIKERIRAYIAEEKGVRYIRKPHYPDYICLLNVLHDMGIYADVKLIENEWVYKYNSIEEAVSSAVVNRIISGDEKIYAKKYYSDLLEESSGSYYLKETTKQALISWRK; translated from the coding sequence ATGAAGAGGCTCATTGACTACAATGAACTCTGGAAACTCTCGGTGAGCAGAAGGCCGTCATTCTTTGAGGATGAGACAGATCCGGGTTCTGCATGGGATAAGCGGGCGGACAACTATGTCGAGTCCTCTGAAGGCAATTACAGCAATACATTAAGGGAGCTGTCGCTCCTGAATCTTTCTCCGGATGACACCGTCCTTGATGTTGGCGCAGGTACAGGCAGGCTTACAGTCCCTGTTGCAGAGAGGGTGAGTTTTGTAACGGCAGTTGATCCTTCTGCGAGAATGCTCTATTACCTCAGACAGAACATGATTAAAGCCGGCCTTAAAAATGCCCGATGTGTCCAGAAGAGGTGGGAGGACGTATGCCTCAAAAAGGACTTTGATCTCCACGATGTTGTGATCTCAGCCTACTCTATGGGATATTATGATGCCGAGTGGGCGCTTGACAAACTGAGCAGAGCCAGCAGAAGGGATGTGCATATATTCTGGTTTGCAGGTGAGCAGATAAAGGAGAGGATAAGGGCCTATATTGCAGAGGAGAAGGGTGTAAGATATATCAGAAAGCCTCATTATCCTGATTATATCTGCCTGTTAAATGTTCTTCATGATATGGGCATATATGCGGATGTGAAGCTCATTGAGAACGAATGGGTCTATAAATATAACAGTATAGAGGAGGCTGTATCCTCTGCTGTTGTGAACAGGATAATATCCGGCGATGAGAAGATCTATGCAAAAAAATACTACAGCGATCTCCTTGAGGAATCGTCAGGCAGTTACTATCTGAAGGAGACGACAAAACAGGCGCTCATATCGTGGCGTAAGTGA
- the thiE gene encoding thiamine phosphate synthase, which translates to MSYGLYVVTDRIIGRGMTHAAMAALAAEGGADVIQLRDKDMPASDLIAEAVNIRKITEDSGTLFIVNDRIDIALASGADGVHLGQSDLPAEYARSIVPDDFIIGISVSTADEALRAVKAGADYISPGPVFPTATKSDAGNALGLDMVSSISAAIDTPVVPIGGISGLNAASVISAGAEGVAVISAVFGGKDAVSAAAELKEIIQKAKNL; encoded by the coding sequence ATGTCATATGGCCTGTACGTTGTAACTGACAGAATTATCGGGAGGGGAATGACACATGCCGCTATGGCTGCACTTGCAGCCGAGGGTGGTGCGGATGTTATCCAGCTGAGGGACAAGGACATGCCGGCATCAGACCTCATAGCCGAGGCGGTAAATATCAGGAAAATTACAGAAGATTCAGGCACACTCTTCATCGTCAATGACAGAATTGATATTGCTCTCGCCTCAGGAGCAGATGGTGTGCATCTTGGACAGTCCGATCTTCCGGCTGAATACGCACGCAGCATAGTTCCGGATGACTTTATTATAGGAATATCAGTCTCAACAGCAGATGAGGCGCTGAGAGCCGTAAAGGCGGGCGCGGACTATATATCGCCCGGCCCTGTATTCCCTACCGCAACAAAGAGCGATGCAGGGAATGCTCTCGGCCTTGACATGGTCTCTTCCATTTCAGCTGCCATTGATACTCCTGTGGTTCCAATCGGAGGAATATCCGGTTTAAACGCTGCATCTGTCATCAGTGCAGGGGCTGAAGGTGTTGCAGTAATATCAGCAGTCTTTGGAGGGAAAGATGCAGTATCAGCAGCAGCAGAACTGAAGGAAATAATACAGAAGGCAAAAAATCTGTAA
- a CDS encoding ABC transporter ATP-binding protein, with the protein MLSQNKGMTVPEIKADNISLKYGDANIFMGLSFSLFEGECLIITGPSGSGKSTLLRCLNRLIVPDEGSVYFRGGDISRPEATVIRRNIVLVGQTPSVFPGTVLDNLRLPFSFAANRDLESPDFGILAESCGLKRDILDRDAAKISGGEKQRVAVARALALRPSVLLLDEPTASLDGHSKLLMEDLISALNRERKITFIIVTHDADQAKRMGNRHMHLENGVLEEII; encoded by the coding sequence ATGCTGAGTCAGAATAAGGGGATGACTGTACCTGAGATAAAGGCAGATAATATATCCCTGAAATACGGAGATGCCAATATATTTATGGGACTCTCGTTCTCTCTTTTTGAAGGTGAATGCCTGATAATAACCGGGCCATCCGGAAGCGGGAAGAGCACGCTTTTAAGGTGTTTAAACCGCCTGATTGTGCCTGATGAGGGATCAGTTTATTTCAGGGGCGGGGATATCAGCCGGCCTGAGGCAACAGTTATCCGGAGAAATATAGTTCTTGTCGGGCAGACACCGTCTGTCTTCCCCGGCACTGTTCTTGATAATCTTAGACTGCCATTCTCTTTTGCTGCAAACAGGGACCTTGAGAGTCCTGACTTTGGCATTCTTGCAGAGAGCTGCGGGCTGAAGAGAGATATTCTGGATCGTGATGCCGCAAAAATTTCCGGAGGGGAAAAGCAGAGGGTGGCAGTTGCCAGGGCGCTTGCACTGAGGCCCTCCGTTCTCCTGCTTGATGAGCCTACAGCCTCCCTTGACGGGCACAGTAAACTGCTGATGGAAGATCTCATCTCTGCCCTGAACCGTGAGAGGAAGATCACCTTTATTATTGTCACACATGATGCAGATCAGGCGAAAAGGATGGGAAACCGGCATATGCATCTTGAAAACGGAGTTCTGGAGGAGATAATCTGA
- a CDS encoding ABC transporter permease produces MGLSAWRRLGVEKDVIIASFRAVFQLMAVVLVIVAVFEADSPALTVTVLIVMAVIAAKSSAERASGMSNPFSVTFPAIGTGAGTIIFILIVLGVLPVKPEFLIPVGSMAIGGTMIVCSLVLNRYSAELKSHKDIIETALSLGASDNEALTAHIRQSVRASLIPSLDRMRSLGIVVLPGSMAGMIIGGVNPIWAAEYQLVIMFMIFSSEVLAALVVVAIAEKKFDFSSL; encoded by the coding sequence GTGGGTCTTTCGGCATGGAGAAGGCTTGGTGTAGAAAAGGATGTGATAATTGCCTCTTTCAGGGCCGTTTTTCAGCTTATGGCTGTTGTTCTGGTGATTGTTGCAGTATTTGAGGCTGACAGTCCGGCTCTTACGGTTACTGTGCTGATTGTTATGGCTGTAATTGCTGCAAAAAGTTCAGCGGAGAGGGCATCGGGAATGTCAAATCCCTTCTCAGTCACCTTTCCTGCAATAGGGACGGGTGCCGGAACTATTATCTTTATACTTATTGTTCTCGGAGTTCTACCCGTAAAACCGGAATTTCTTATTCCGGTGGGGAGTATGGCGATAGGTGGCACGATGATTGTATGTTCACTTGTCTTAAACCGTTATTCAGCTGAGTTAAAGTCTCATAAAGATATAATTGAAACCGCCCTGTCGCTTGGTGCATCAGACAATGAGGCACTGACGGCACATATCCGGCAGAGTGTCAGGGCCTCGCTCATTCCCTCCCTTGACAGAATGAGGTCGCTTGGAATTGTTGTCCTGCCCGGTTCAATGGCAGGAATGATAATAGGGGGTGTGAATCCGATATGGGCTGCGGAGTATCAGCTCGTAATTATGTTTATGATCTTCTCTTCAGAAGTTCTGGCGGCGCTTGTTGTGGTTGCAATCGCTGAAAAAAAGTTTGATTTTTCATCACTCTGA